A single region of the Gorilla gorilla gorilla isolate KB3781 chromosome 1, NHGRI_mGorGor1-v2.1_pri, whole genome shotgun sequence genome encodes:
- the CD1D gene encoding antigen-presenting glycoprotein CD1d isoform X1, with the protein MGCLLFLLLWALLQAWGSAEVPQRLFPLRCLQISSFANSSWTRTDGLAWLGELQTHSWSNDSDTVRSLKPWSQGTFSDQQWKTLQHIFRVYRSSFTRDVKEFAKMLRLSYPLELQVSAGCEVHPGNASNNFFHVAFQGQDILSFQGTSWEPTQEAPLWVNLAIQVLNQDKWTRETVQWLLNGTCPQFVSGLLESGKSELEKQVKPKAWLSRGPSSGPGRLLLVCHVSGFYPKPVWVKWMRGEQEQQDTQPGDILPNADETWYLRATLDVVAGEAAGLSCRVKHSSLEGQDIVLYWAGGSYTSMGLIALAVLACLLFLLIVGFTSRFKRQTSYQGVL; encoded by the exons ATGGGGTGCCTGCTGTTTCTGCTGCTCTGGGCGCTCCTCCAGGCTTGGGGAAGCGCTGAAG TCCCGCAAAGGCTTTTCCCCCTCCGCTGCCTCCAGATCTCGTCCTTCGCCAATAGCAGCTGGACGCGCACCGACGGCTTGGCGTGGCTGGGGGAGCTGCAGACGCACAGCTGGAGCAACGACTCGGACACCGTCCGCTCTCTGAAGCCTTGGTCCCAGGGCACGTTCAGCGACCAGCAGTGGAAGACGCTGCAGCATATATTTCGGGTTTATCGAAGCAGCTTCACCAGGGACGTGAAGGAATTCGCCAAAATGCTACGCTTATCCT aTCCCTTGGAGCTCCAGGTGTCCGCTGGCTGTGAGGTGCACCCTGGGAACGCCTCAAATAACTTCTTCCATGTAGCATTTCAAGGACAAGATATCCTGAGTTTCCAAGGAACTTCTTGGGAGCCAACCCAAGAGGCCCCACTTTGGGTAAACTTGGCCATTCAAGTGCTCAACCAGGACAAGTGGACGAGGGAAACAGTGCAGTGGCTCCTTAATGGCACCTGCCCCCAATTTGTCAGTGGCCTCCTTGAGTCAGGGAAGTCGGAACTGGAGAAGCAAG TGAAGCCCAAGGCCTGGCTGTCCCGTGGCCCCAGTTCTGGCCCTGGCCGTCTGCTGCTGGTGTGCCATGTATCAGGATTCTACCCAAAGCCTGTATGGGTGAAGTGGATGCGGGGTGAGCAGGAGCAGCAGGACACTCAGCCAGGGGACATCCTGCCCAATGCTGACGAGACATGGTATCTCCGAGCAACCCTGGATGTGGTGGCTGGGGAGGCGGCTGGCCTGTCCTGTCGGGTGAAGCACAGCAGTCTAGAGGGCCAGGACATCGTCCTCTACTGGG CAGGTGGGAGCTACACCTCCATGGGCTTGATTGCCTTGGCAGTCCTGGCATGCTTGCTGTTCCTCCTCATTGTGGGCTTTACCTCCCGGTTTAAGAGGCAAAC ttcctaTCAGGGCGTCCTGTGA
- the CD1D gene encoding antigen-presenting glycoprotein CD1d isoform X3 has product MGCLLFLLLWALLQAWGSAEVPQRLFPLRCLQISSFANSSWTRTDGLAWLGELQTHSWSNDSDTVRSLKPWSQGTFSDQQWKTLQHIFRVYRSSFTRDVKEFAKMLRLSYPLELQVSAGCEVHPGNASNNFFHVAFQGQDILSFQGTSWEPTQEAPLWVNLAIQVLNQDKWTRETVQWLLNGTCPQFVSGLLESGKSELEKQGQPAFLTPCIPLQGSKRAFPFQGSHPFEHSKKRKAQEGLHKGEAQGLAVPWPQFWPWPSAAGVPCIRILPKACMGEVDAG; this is encoded by the exons ATGGGGTGCCTGCTGTTTCTGCTGCTCTGGGCGCTCCTCCAGGCTTGGGGAAGCGCTGAAG TCCCGCAAAGGCTTTTCCCCCTCCGCTGCCTCCAGATCTCGTCCTTCGCCAATAGCAGCTGGACGCGCACCGACGGCTTGGCGTGGCTGGGGGAGCTGCAGACGCACAGCTGGAGCAACGACTCGGACACCGTCCGCTCTCTGAAGCCTTGGTCCCAGGGCACGTTCAGCGACCAGCAGTGGAAGACGCTGCAGCATATATTTCGGGTTTATCGAAGCAGCTTCACCAGGGACGTGAAGGAATTCGCCAAAATGCTACGCTTATCCT aTCCCTTGGAGCTCCAGGTGTCCGCTGGCTGTGAGGTGCACCCTGGGAACGCCTCAAATAACTTCTTCCATGTAGCATTTCAAGGACAAGATATCCTGAGTTTCCAAGGAACTTCTTGGGAGCCAACCCAAGAGGCCCCACTTTGGGTAAACTTGGCCATTCAAGTGCTCAACCAGGACAAGTGGACGAGGGAAACAGTGCAGTGGCTCCTTAATGGCACCTGCCCCCAATTTGTCAGTGGCCTCCTTGAGTCAGGGAAGTCGGAACTGGAGAAGCAAGGTCAGCCTGCCTTCCTTACTCCCTGCATTCCACTTCAGGGCTCCAAACGGGCTTTTCCATTCCAGGGTTCTCATCCCTTTGAGCATTCAAAGAAGAGGAAGGCCCAGGAGGGGCTGCATAAGGG TGAAGCCCAAGGCCTGGCTGTCCCGTGGCCCCAGTTCTGGCCCTGGCCGTCTGCTGCTGGTGTGCCATGTATCAGGATTCTACCCAAAGCCTGTATGGGTGAAGTGGATGCGGGGTGA
- the CD1D gene encoding antigen-presenting glycoprotein CD1d isoform X2: protein MGCLLFLLLWALLQAWGSAEVPQRLFPLRCLQISSFANSSWTRTDGLAWLGELQTHSWSNDSDTVRSLKPWSQGTFSDQQWKTLQHIFRVYRSSFTRDVKEFAKMLRLSYPLELQVSAGCEVHPGNASNNFFHVAFQGQDILSFQGTSWEPTQEAPLWVNLAIQVLNQDKWTRETVQWLLNGTCPQFVSGLLESGKSELEKQVKPKAWLSRGPSSGPGRLLLVCHVSGFYPKPVWVKWMRGEQEQQDTQPGDILPNADETWYLRATLDVVAGEAAGLSCRVKHSSLEGQDIVLYWGGSYTSMGLIALAVLACLLFLLIVGFTSRFKRQTSYQGVL, encoded by the exons ATGGGGTGCCTGCTGTTTCTGCTGCTCTGGGCGCTCCTCCAGGCTTGGGGAAGCGCTGAAG TCCCGCAAAGGCTTTTCCCCCTCCGCTGCCTCCAGATCTCGTCCTTCGCCAATAGCAGCTGGACGCGCACCGACGGCTTGGCGTGGCTGGGGGAGCTGCAGACGCACAGCTGGAGCAACGACTCGGACACCGTCCGCTCTCTGAAGCCTTGGTCCCAGGGCACGTTCAGCGACCAGCAGTGGAAGACGCTGCAGCATATATTTCGGGTTTATCGAAGCAGCTTCACCAGGGACGTGAAGGAATTCGCCAAAATGCTACGCTTATCCT aTCCCTTGGAGCTCCAGGTGTCCGCTGGCTGTGAGGTGCACCCTGGGAACGCCTCAAATAACTTCTTCCATGTAGCATTTCAAGGACAAGATATCCTGAGTTTCCAAGGAACTTCTTGGGAGCCAACCCAAGAGGCCCCACTTTGGGTAAACTTGGCCATTCAAGTGCTCAACCAGGACAAGTGGACGAGGGAAACAGTGCAGTGGCTCCTTAATGGCACCTGCCCCCAATTTGTCAGTGGCCTCCTTGAGTCAGGGAAGTCGGAACTGGAGAAGCAAG TGAAGCCCAAGGCCTGGCTGTCCCGTGGCCCCAGTTCTGGCCCTGGCCGTCTGCTGCTGGTGTGCCATGTATCAGGATTCTACCCAAAGCCTGTATGGGTGAAGTGGATGCGGGGTGAGCAGGAGCAGCAGGACACTCAGCCAGGGGACATCCTGCCCAATGCTGACGAGACATGGTATCTCCGAGCAACCCTGGATGTGGTGGCTGGGGAGGCGGCTGGCCTGTCCTGTCGGGTGAAGCACAGCAGTCTAGAGGGCCAGGACATCGTCCTCTACTGGG GTGGGAGCTACACCTCCATGGGCTTGATTGCCTTGGCAGTCCTGGCATGCTTGCTGTTCCTCCTCATTGTGGGCTTTACCTCCCGGTTTAAGAGGCAAAC ttcctaTCAGGGCGTCCTGTGA